The Candidatus Nanosynbacter sp. HMT-352 genomic interval GCTGATCAGGGAATGCAGACAATGGATCGAACTTTGGTCAATTTGGTGCAGAACGGTACGATTACGTATGATAGTGCTCGTGAATTTGCTGTCGATTTGACGGAATTTGAGAGGCTGATGAGGGGGTAATAAATGAAGAAATATGATTACGAAGCCAGAGATAGCGCAAGTAATAAAATCGTTAAATCAGTTGTTCAGGCTGATAGTGAAAATGCCGCCGCGAAGCTTTTGACGTCACAAGGGTTTGTGCCATTAAAAATTGAACTACAAGACGATAAGACCAGCTTATTTGCAAAGTTTTCTGGCAGAATTACCACCAAGGATAAGGTTGTATTTACTCGTCAGCTGGCTACACTTATTGGTGCAGGACTACCTTTGGCACAAAGTCTTCGAACGGTTCAGGAGCAAACTACGAATAAGCGCATGCAGGAAATTGTTCAAGAGATTATTTCTGACGTTGAAGGCGGTAAATCCTTGTCCGATTCGTTCGCAAAGCATCCAGAAGCTTTTAACAAAGTTTATGTAGCTTTAGTCTCGGCCGGCGAGACGTCAGGTACGATGGATGATTCGCTTAAGAGGTTAGCTGCTCAGCAGGAAAAAGACGCCGCTATGATGAGTAAAATTAGAGGTGCTATGATGTATCCGTCAATCGTCTTGGTAGTGATTATATTGGTCATCGGATTTATGTTATTTACGGTTGTTCCGCAAGTTGAGGGGCTGTACCGTGACTTAAATAAAGAGTTGCCATTTGTAACTCTTGTGATGATTAAAATAGCGAACTTTTTTATTCATCTTTGGTGGCTTGTTATATTGGCAATGATTATCGGCGGTTATTTCCTAGTACAATATTTGAAAACTGAGCAGGGAATTAGGACTAAAGACACCTTTAAGCTCAATATCCCAATGTTCAAGGGGATGTTCAGAAAAATGTATATGGCACGATTTGCCAGGACTGGTCAAGTTCTTCTGAGTACTGGCGTTCCGATGCTTGATATGCTTCGTATTACGTCTGATGCTGTCAATAACGTGATTATTAGCGAAAGCATACTTCGCGCATCAGACAAGGTGAAGGGTGGTAAGGCTTTGTCGACTTCTTTATCTAATGAAGATTATTTCCTAGCAATGGTGCCGCAGATGATTAAAATCGGTGAGCAGTCGGGTAAAATTGATGAGATGATGGGTAAGACCGCTCAAGTGTATGAAGATGAGCTTGATGAGGAAATTCGCGCCTTGTCGACGGCGATAGAGCCAGTTTTGATGGTCTTCTTAGCTATAGTTGCAGGTACGATGGTCGCGGCTATCTTGCTTCCAATCTATAGCTTGGTTGGCAACATCAATATTCGCTAGACTGACTTATATTTTTAGTGTATTATAAACGTAAGCATTTTTGCGTAAATATAGGTAAACCATAGAAAGGTGGGAAATCTAATGATAAAAAAAGATAATAAAAAGGGATTTACAATCATCGAGGTTGTGTTGGTCTTGGCTATTGCTGGACTTATCTTTGCGATGGTGTTTATCGCATTGCCAGCTTTGCAGCGTAGCCAGCGCGACCAGTCAAGGAAGAATG includes:
- a CDS encoding type II secretion system F family protein, whose protein sequence is MKKYDYEARDSASNKIVKSVVQADSENAAAKLLTSQGFVPLKIELQDDKTSLFAKFSGRITTKDKVVFTRQLATLIGAGLPLAQSLRTVQEQTTNKRMQEIVQEIISDVEGGKSLSDSFAKHPEAFNKVYVALVSAGETSGTMDDSLKRLAAQQEKDAAMMSKIRGAMMYPSIVLVVIILVIGFMLFTVVPQVEGLYRDLNKELPFVTLVMIKIANFFIHLWWLVILAMIIGGYFLVQYLKTEQGIRTKDTFKLNIPMFKGMFRKMYMARFARTGQVLLSTGVPMLDMLRITSDAVNNVIISESILRASDKVKGGKALSTSLSNEDYFLAMVPQMIKIGEQSGKIDEMMGKTAQVYEDELDEEIRALSTAIEPVLMVFLAIVAGTMVAAILLPIYSLVGNINIR